In Roseiconus lacunae, a genomic segment contains:
- a CDS encoding PQQ-binding-like beta-propeller repeat protein: MRHQKTFRSIVSLLIGCVMIGCEGADSRSEDSATSDPIAVRSTVTAEPVVAQAEQQIVDSDKASTSEVSDGQTIPMRGTEVSWPRLLGSHFDGVAPASQVSVDWTSPPQVTWTLFVGEGYGLGSVSDQTYYHFDATSSGGRAVQRIRAIDLETGTEDWSAEKPFSYNDLYGYENGPRGTPAIANDRLVSYGVDGELTCRRRSDGKELWSVSTSQTYGVVQNFFGVGASPLILDGRVIVTVGGSPPEDQQIAPGRLDRVISNGSALVAFDLESGDELWKAGEDLASYSSPRPMMIDGKQAILAFCRDHLMAIEPSDGTVLWKFKHRADKLESVNAMIPIVNNDQVFISECYDIGSALLKVTQSDASVVWKDESPSLRDHSMRCHWSTPVLIDGRLYGCSGRNNPDSDFRCVDLESGKVLWSDGRRRRSSVTQVGDVLLVMGEFGRLQVVRPNPERFELIAEYDLRDRLTSPSWAAPVVIGNRVLVRGNHRVLCLAFKS, encoded by the coding sequence ATGCGTCACCAAAAGACATTCAGGTCGATCGTAAGTCTATTGATTGGCTGCGTCATGATCGGCTGCGAGGGTGCCGATTCTCGCTCGGAGGATTCGGCAACGTCTGATCCCATTGCGGTGCGGTCAACAGTGACCGCCGAACCCGTCGTGGCGCAGGCCGAGCAGCAAATCGTCGATTCTGACAAGGCTTCCACAAGCGAGGTAAGCGACGGCCAAACGATCCCTATGCGAGGCACCGAAGTAAGCTGGCCTCGGCTGTTAGGAAGTCATTTCGACGGGGTCGCGCCGGCGTCGCAAGTTAGCGTTGATTGGACCTCGCCACCGCAGGTGACGTGGACGTTATTTGTCGGCGAGGGCTACGGCCTGGGAAGTGTCAGCGACCAAACATACTATCACTTTGATGCGACGTCGTCGGGCGGTCGGGCCGTGCAGCGAATCAGAGCGATCGACTTGGAAACAGGAACGGAGGATTGGTCGGCCGAGAAACCGTTCTCCTACAACGACTTGTATGGCTATGAAAACGGTCCGCGTGGAACTCCGGCAATCGCCAATGATCGGCTTGTGTCGTATGGCGTCGACGGCGAATTAACGTGCCGCAGACGAAGTGATGGCAAAGAGCTTTGGAGTGTTTCAACAAGCCAGACGTACGGTGTCGTGCAAAACTTTTTCGGTGTCGGCGCTTCACCGCTGATTCTCGACGGCCGAGTCATCGTGACCGTCGGTGGTAGTCCGCCGGAAGACCAGCAAATCGCACCGGGGCGACTGGACCGTGTGATTTCAAATGGTTCGGCACTCGTCGCGTTCGATCTCGAATCCGGTGACGAGCTTTGGAAAGCCGGCGAGGACTTGGCAAGCTACAGCAGCCCGCGTCCGATGATGATCGACGGAAAGCAAGCGATCCTGGCGTTTTGTCGTGACCATTTGATGGCGATAGAACCAAGCGACGGGACTGTGCTTTGGAAATTCAAGCATCGGGCGGACAAGCTGGAAAGCGTCAACGCGATGATTCCAATCGTTAACAACGATCAGGTTTTCATCAGCGAATGCTATGACATCGGCAGTGCCCTGCTGAAGGTAACTCAAAGCGACGCGTCGGTGGTTTGGAAAGATGAGTCGCCCAGCCTACGCGATCATTCGATGCGATGTCATTGGTCGACACCCGTGCTGATCGACGGTCGCCTTTACGGGTGCAGTGGACGCAATAACCCAGATAGTGATTTCCGGTGTGTCGACCTGGAATCCGGAAAAGTGCTGTGGAGTGACGGGCGTCGGCGACGGAGTTCGGTGACACAGGTGGGCGACGTCTTGTTGGTGATGGGGGAATTCGGGCGACTGCAGGTCGTGCGACCTAATCCAGAACGCTTTGAATTGATCGCCGAATACGACTTGCGTGATCGTTTGACATCGCCAAGTTGGGCAGCCCCAGTCGTGATCGGTAACCGAGTGTTGGTCCGCGGCAATCACCGCGTTTTATGCCTCGCGTTCAAGTCCTAG
- a CDS encoding cysteine desulfurase family protein: MKPLQLTTVIYLDNHATTPCDRRVADEMMVWLVERFGNPHSTSHEMGRQAADAVAASLSVIAETLRVPDDTVVVTSGATESNNLAIDGICRHPRQKRRHLITSTIEHPAVLDVARRLRKDGFRVTEIGVHPQGHALAGQVDLVQLETALDDDTALVSIHWANNEIGTLQPIAAIAKLAHRFGALLHSDATQAVGRLPVDLHATDVDLISASAHKFYGPKGVGLLTFGGGVQRRRVRLKPMLVGGGQQRNLRSGTMSPANVVGMATALRLATSEIEATTEVTRKLRDQLFESLCDAIDPLELNGSELNSDRLAGNLNILLPDVEGEAWMAACRDVAFSSGSACSSVDANASHVIMGLGRSESEARRSVRFGIGKFNTAAELEQAIRLLSEAYERIR, from the coding sequence TTGAAACCTCTGCAGCTAACAACGGTGATCTACCTCGACAATCATGCCACCACGCCGTGCGACCGGCGGGTCGCCGACGAAATGATGGTGTGGTTAGTGGAACGCTTTGGCAATCCGCACAGCACATCGCACGAAATGGGACGACAAGCCGCGGACGCCGTCGCAGCTTCGCTTTCGGTCATCGCGGAAACACTTCGAGTGCCCGATGACACCGTCGTTGTGACCAGCGGCGCGACCGAAAGCAATAACTTGGCGATCGATGGAATCTGCCGTCACCCAAGACAAAAACGTCGCCACCTCATCACCTCGACCATCGAGCACCCCGCGGTGCTTGACGTTGCCAGACGGTTGAGGAAAGACGGCTTTCGCGTGACGGAAATCGGAGTCCACCCTCAAGGACACGCCCTGGCCGGTCAAGTCGATCTCGTGCAACTCGAAACAGCCCTCGACGATGATACCGCTCTCGTTTCGATTCACTGGGCCAACAACGAAATCGGGACACTGCAGCCAATCGCCGCGATTGCGAAACTAGCTCATCGTTTTGGAGCACTGCTGCACAGTGACGCGACACAAGCTGTCGGTCGATTGCCGGTCGACCTACATGCGACGGATGTTGATTTGATCAGCGCGTCGGCTCATAAGTTCTACGGCCCCAAAGGTGTTGGACTACTTACCTTTGGTGGAGGCGTCCAACGACGACGTGTGCGTCTGAAGCCGATGCTGGTCGGCGGCGGCCAACAACGCAACTTGCGCAGTGGGACCATGTCGCCGGCAAACGTGGTTGGAATGGCAACCGCGCTACGCTTGGCAACTTCGGAGATAGAAGCCACAACCGAAGTGACCCGGAAGCTAAGAGATCAACTTTTCGAATCACTCTGCGATGCGATTGATCCGCTGGAACTCAACGGTAGCGAACTTAACTCCGATCGACTCGCCGGAAACCTCAACATCCTTCTTCCCGATGTAGAAGGCGAAGCGTGGATGGCGGCCTGCCGGGACGTTGCGTTCAGCAGCGGATCGGCTTGCAGTAGCGTCGATGCGAACGCCAGCCATGTCATCATGGGACTTGGACGCAGCGAAAGCGAAGCACGCCGCAGTGTTCGCTTTGGGATCGGAAAGTTCAACACCGCCGCCGAACTCGAACAAGCGATCCGCCTTCTATCGGAAGCCTACGAACGCATCCGCTGA
- a CDS encoding phosphoesterase — MPQQEEHVLVIPASVIDSIGAFEGFEADAERYLDQILRSEQLAYRPRGAMEVDPSFKQLIPYVVLQHTDDSGQTSVFTYTRGGGGGEKRLHAKRSIGIGGHISREDAGEGQEAYDSGMQRELDEEICLESDYTETREGLIYDPSNEVGQVHLGVVHRFVLHSPDVTSNEEDLADGGFVPVETLRAERAELETWSQLALDALFA, encoded by the coding sequence ATGCCCCAACAAGAAGAACACGTCCTCGTCATCCCGGCGTCTGTGATCGACTCCATCGGAGCGTTTGAAGGCTTCGAAGCAGACGCGGAACGCTACTTAGATCAAATCTTGCGCAGCGAACAACTCGCCTATCGACCGCGTGGTGCGATGGAAGTTGACCCAAGCTTTAAACAATTGATTCCCTACGTCGTGCTACAACACACCGACGATAGCGGACAAACGAGCGTCTTCACTTACACTCGCGGTGGCGGCGGCGGGGAGAAACGCTTGCACGCCAAACGTAGCATCGGAATCGGCGGCCACATCAGTCGCGAAGACGCCGGTGAAGGTCAAGAGGCTTATGATTCCGGCATGCAACGCGAACTGGACGAAGAAATTTGCCTTGAATCCGACTACACCGAAACCCGCGAGGGCCTGATCTACGATCCATCGAATGAAGTCGGCCAAGTCCATCTTGGGGTCGTGCATCGATTCGTTCTTCACTCACCAGATGTCACAAGCAACGAAGAGGATTTAGCCGACGGTGGCTTCGTCCCCGTAGAAACACTTCGTGCCGAACGAGCCGAGCTTGAAACCTGGAGCCAGCTCGCGCTCGATGCGTTGTTCGCATAA